A genomic region of Metopolophium dirhodum isolate CAU chromosome 1, ASM1992520v1, whole genome shotgun sequence contains the following coding sequences:
- the LOC132935780 gene encoding uncharacterized protein LOC132935780, giving the protein MKIFTVAVIMTIVATVTVPNVATDARLDVDYMEEFPTIHSRCPPNVTADFDVIFNSEDSSTVKGCASLEFRSRHDSNEMKVFSVKFGRLYDGVCVSGDYADVDQLVFSCISQSATPPLEFDNGKVYRLNGHVLKPAGKHQTRCVLYKMTNSVMNMMAVSGTTSCEGLSRMMFYSKATPLKGSMLLRLNKLRDNLRHERSTSEDKNSTQLNFSGSRYYWITG; this is encoded by the exons ATGAAGATATTTACTGTAGCAGTGATTATGACGATCGTCGCAACTGTAACTGTTCCTAATGTGGCAACCGACGCTAGACTCGACGTGGATTATATGGAAG AGTTTCCAACTATCCATAGCAGATGTCCACCAAATGTAACTGCAGATTTTGATGTGATCTTCAATAGTGAGGATTCGTCAACGGTTAAAGGTTGTGCCTCACTCGAATTCAGATCTCGTCATGACTCTAACGAAATGAAAGTATTCAGCGTGAAGTTTGGCCGTTTGTATGACGGTGTTTGTGTGTCAG GCGACTATGCAGATGTGGACCAGTTGGTGTTTTCCTGTATATCCCAATCAGCCACACCGCCACTAGAATTTGACAATGGAAAAGTGTACAGACTTAACGGCCATGTTCTGAAACCGGCGGGCAAACACCAGACTAGATGTGTC TTGTACAAGATGACGAACTCCGTGATGAACATGATGGCAGTTAGCGGTACCACATCGTGCGAAGGCTTGTCACGCATGATGTTTTATTCAAAGGCCACGCCCCTCAAAGGATCAATGTTGTTGCGGTTGAACAAACTCAGAGACAATCTACGACATGAGCGCTCCACATCAGAAGATAAAAACTCAACACAACTGAACTTTTCAGGGTCTAGATATTACTGGATAACAGGTTGA